Proteins encoded in a region of the Orcinus orca chromosome 8, mOrcOrc1.1, whole genome shotgun sequence genome:
- the CTSC gene encoding dipeptidyl peptidase 1 isoform X2, producing the protein MGPWPGLPLAALLLLLFGASNVHCDTPANCTYPDLLGTWVFHVGRSGSQREVNCSVMGPPEKEVVVHLKKLDTAYDNFGNSGHFTIIYNQGFEIVLNDYKWFAFFKDVTDFISQFFMQLGTVGIYDMPHLRNKLVIK; encoded by the exons ATGGGTCCCTGGCCCGGCTTGCCGCTCGCCGCTCTCCTGCTGCTCCTCTTCGGCGCTAGCAACGTGCACTGCGACACTCCTGCCAACTGCACCTACCCTGACCTGCTGGGCACCTGGGTCTTCCACGTGGGCCGCAGCGGTTCTCAGCGCGAGGTCAACTGCTCGGTTATGG gacCACCAGAAAAAGAAGTCGTGGTGCACCTTAAGAAGTTGGATACGGCATATGATAACTTTGGCAATTCTGGCCATTTCACCATCATTTACAATCAAGGCTTTGAGATTGTGTTGAATGACTACAAGTGGTTTGCCTTTTTTAAG GATGTCACTGATTTTATCAGTCAGTTTTTCATGCAACTGGGAACTGTGGGGATATATGATATGCCACACCTGAGGAACAAACTGG TTATTAAATAG
- the CTSC gene encoding dipeptidyl peptidase 1 isoform X3: MGPWPGLPLAALLLLLFGASNVHCDTPANCTYPDLLGTWVFHVGRSGSQREVNCSVMGPPEKEVVVHLKKLDTAYDNFGNSGHFTIIYNQGFEIVLNDYKWFAFFKDVTDFISQFFMQLGTVGIYDMPHLRNKLV, from the exons ATGGGTCCCTGGCCCGGCTTGCCGCTCGCCGCTCTCCTGCTGCTCCTCTTCGGCGCTAGCAACGTGCACTGCGACACTCCTGCCAACTGCACCTACCCTGACCTGCTGGGCACCTGGGTCTTCCACGTGGGCCGCAGCGGTTCTCAGCGCGAGGTCAACTGCTCGGTTATGG gacCACCAGAAAAAGAAGTCGTGGTGCACCTTAAGAAGTTGGATACGGCATATGATAACTTTGGCAATTCTGGCCATTTCACCATCATTTACAATCAAGGCTTTGAGATTGTGTTGAATGACTACAAGTGGTTTGCCTTTTTTAAG GATGTCACTGATTTTATCAGTCAGTTTTTCATGCAACTGGGAACTGTGGGGATATATGATATGCCACACCTGAGGAACAAACTGG